A genome region from Blautia coccoides includes the following:
- a CDS encoding phage capsid protein has protein sequence MIQYESIKKALGVDIAVSPEMADAIYRWQRMYRNKPPWLSKDVKGLNLPAAISSEFARLVTNEAKIEISGSPRAEFIDEILTGFRSNLRKYVEYAGAAGGICFKPYPSGDTVAVDVVRAGNCYPTEFDSSGAMTGAIFPEFRRKGKKLYTRLEHHSLQDGRYTVENRAFVSTKAIVKTDEIVQLGMEIKLETVDEWADISPHEEFQNADCTLFSYLKMPLANNIDPDSPLGVAVYSRAEKQIQDADEIYGATLWEYKSKETAIQASNEFFKKNRQGEVLLPKGQERLYYPMGNSIADPTTGKPLFNVYSPDIRDQSFFNGYNRIIQKVEFNSGLAYGTLSDPQSVEKTAEEIKTSKQRSYSTVKDIQNSTEEAIRSLVRSIEVWVEFGHLAPPGKVEVSCDWDDSLIVDKKYELEQLRADLAAGIIGPVEFRMKRYGETEDQAVKALAKIQFPDDTQE, from the coding sequence ATGATACAGTATGAGAGCATAAAAAAGGCCCTGGGCGTCGATATCGCGGTGTCACCAGAGATGGCAGACGCCATATACCGCTGGCAGCGTATGTACCGAAACAAACCGCCCTGGCTCAGTAAAGACGTCAAGGGATTAAACCTGCCGGCTGCTATCAGCTCTGAGTTTGCCCGGCTTGTTACAAACGAGGCAAAGATAGAGATCAGCGGCAGTCCCAGGGCGGAATTTATTGACGAGATACTGACAGGATTCCGGAGCAATCTTCGCAAATATGTAGAGTATGCCGGTGCTGCAGGCGGTATTTGTTTTAAACCATATCCCTCTGGTGATACAGTTGCAGTGGATGTGGTGAGGGCTGGCAACTGTTATCCGACGGAGTTTGATTCTTCTGGAGCGATGACCGGGGCAATATTCCCGGAATTTAGACGTAAGGGGAAGAAACTATACACGAGATTGGAACACCACAGCCTGCAGGATGGCAGATATACCGTTGAGAATCGGGCATTTGTGAGTACGAAGGCTATTGTAAAGACCGATGAGATCGTACAGCTTGGCATGGAGATAAAGCTTGAAACTGTTGATGAGTGGGCCGACATTTCTCCACATGAGGAATTTCAGAATGCGGACTGTACGCTCTTTTCATACCTAAAAATGCCGCTTGCAAATAACATAGACCCGGATTCTCCTCTGGGAGTGGCGGTCTATTCCAGGGCTGAGAAACAGATACAGGATGCGGATGAGATTTATGGGGCAACGCTCTGGGAATACAAATCGAAGGAAACGGCGATCCAGGCGTCGAATGAATTTTTCAAGAAAAATCGACAGGGTGAAGTACTCCTTCCAAAAGGGCAGGAGCGCTTGTATTATCCGATGGGAAACAGCATTGCTGACCCCACAACTGGAAAGCCCCTGTTCAACGTGTATTCACCCGACATCCGTGACCAGAGCTTTTTTAACGGATATAACCGTATCATACAAAAAGTGGAGTTTAACAGCGGTCTGGCATACGGCACACTGTCTGACCCGCAAAGTGTGGAGAAGACAGCGGAGGAGATCAAGACCAGTAAACAGCGGTCCTACTCTACAGTAAAGGACATCCAGAACAGTACAGAGGAGGCTATCCGCTCCCTTGTCAGGTCAATAGAGGTATGGGTGGAATTTGGTCACCTTGCCCCGCCTGGAAAGGTAGAGGTGTCATGTGACTGGGATGATTCCCTCATCGTGGATAAAAAGTACGAGCTGGAGCAGCTCAGAGCCGACCTGGCTGCCGGGATCATTGGCCCGGTGGAATTCAGGATGAAGCGTTACGGTGAGACGGAGGACCAGGCAGTCAAGGCACTTGCGAAGATACAGTTCCCGGATGACACACAGGAGTGA
- the terS gene encoding phage terminase small subunit has protein sequence MPRKLDERAVKAKEMYLNGKKLVEIASQLNLPEGTVRRWKSTYKWGSERSLNKSERSQRRKGGQPGNRNAVGHGGTGPPGNKNAVKTGEFETLFFDTLDQEEKRLLELVQPDKEQLLLQEIQLLTVRERRMLKRIDSLRELEECAPEEEDDEPGAISTKVPPGMTVTKYTAGFEKGKITDLREFTGILGQIQAVEEALTRVQARRQRAIEALHKFGYDDAHLELIKAQVDKLNREGQDDDGEEGVEIYNDAPKEAD, from the coding sequence GTGCCGCGGAAATTGGATGAGCGAGCTGTGAAGGCAAAGGAGATGTACCTGAACGGAAAGAAATTAGTTGAGATTGCAAGTCAACTAAATTTGCCGGAAGGGACTGTTCGGCGTTGGAAGAGCACATATAAGTGGGGAAGCGAGCGCTCGTTAAATAAAAGCGAACGTTCGCAAAGGAGGAAGGGCGGGCAGCCTGGCAACAGAAATGCCGTAGGTCACGGTGGAACAGGTCCGCCGGGAAATAAGAATGCAGTGAAAACAGGAGAGTTTGAGACTCTCTTTTTTGATACCTTGGATCAGGAAGAGAAACGGTTACTGGAACTGGTGCAACCGGATAAAGAGCAGTTGCTGCTACAGGAGATACAGCTTTTAACAGTCCGGGAGCGCCGGATGCTGAAACGCATAGATAGCCTGCGCGAATTGGAAGAATGCGCACCAGAGGAAGAAGATGACGAGCCAGGCGCCATCTCAACAAAAGTTCCGCCGGGCATGACAGTGACAAAATACACTGCAGGATTTGAAAAAGGCAAGATCACAGACTTGCGAGAATTTACGGGTATCCTTGGGCAGATACAGGCAGTTGAGGAGGCTCTTACCAGGGTGCAGGCAAGGCGCCAGCGTGCCATAGAGGCATTGCATAAGTTTGGGTATGATGACGCACATCTGGAGCTTATAAAAGCCCAGGTGGATAAATTAAACCGAGAAGGGCAGGACGACGATGGAGAGGAAGGAGTGGAGATATACAATGATGCACCAAAAGAAGCAGATTAA
- a CDS encoding PBSX family phage terminase large subunit — protein MMHQKKQIKISDIVIPKYLPLFNDRKHRHIILTSGRAGAKSSYVSIATDFRIMAEKNASCVVLRKHHNKLRKTVYKEMIRGINRLGVSKKRFKIGKSPMEITYKKNGNTIYFSGSDGVDDTKGIIDEDKPIKLVVLDELTEFFDDGEGEEELANIEATFVRGNQGGFQMIYLYNPPKNPNAPINEWCRKMEERPDCIHIHTNYKDVPEDWLGPDLIESAEVMEQADPKMYRWVWLGESTGVDDLVYYMVRSELHYYDGLPDGDKKTIGEIGVGVDYGQKNPTVFEAFGVDYSRQALCGLDEWYHCGRDEGQKSPSEYAKELKDFCDRLEKECNRVVSWVFIDPSAAGLIEEVRRIMPHIEVIPAFNDVKLGISRVQKFFSFRRILINRGQKHLIRELGLYQYDPESIKKGKEEVLKVNDHAADATRYLVCGMWGLIAVFLPVSDRE, from the coding sequence ATGATGCACCAAAAGAAGCAGATTAAGATATCTGATATAGTGATTCCAAAGTATCTCCCCCTGTTTAATGACCGGAAACATCGGCACATTATCCTTACATCAGGTCGTGCCGGCGCAAAGTCCAGTTATGTGAGCATTGCAACGGATTTCCGGATTATGGCTGAGAAAAATGCATCCTGTGTTGTCCTGCGTAAGCATCATAATAAGCTACGTAAGACGGTATATAAAGAGATGATACGTGGTATCAACCGTCTGGGAGTCAGCAAAAAACGGTTCAAAATCGGAAAATCTCCGATGGAGATAACATACAAAAAGAATGGAAACACCATTTATTTCTCCGGATCCGATGGCGTGGACGATACAAAGGGTATCATTGACGAGGATAAGCCTATCAAGCTGGTCGTACTGGACGAGCTGACAGAGTTCTTCGACGACGGCGAAGGAGAAGAGGAGCTGGCGAACATAGAAGCCACCTTTGTCAGGGGTAACCAGGGCGGGTTCCAGATGATCTATCTTTATAATCCGCCCAAAAACCCGAATGCCCCTATCAACGAATGGTGCCGTAAGATGGAGGAGCGACCAGACTGCATCCACATCCACACAAATTACAAGGATGTACCCGAGGACTGGCTGGGGCCGGATCTGATAGAATCGGCAGAAGTGATGGAGCAGGCAGATCCTAAGATGTATCGCTGGGTATGGCTTGGGGAGAGCACCGGCGTGGATGACCTGGTCTATTATATGGTCAGGTCAGAGCTGCATTATTATGACGGTCTGCCTGATGGGGATAAAAAGACTATCGGGGAGATCGGAGTGGGTGTTGACTACGGTCAGAAAAATCCGACGGTATTCGAGGCATTCGGTGTGGATTACAGCCGACAGGCATTGTGTGGTTTGGATGAGTGGTACCATTGCGGCAGAGATGAGGGGCAGAAATCCCCATCGGAATATGCAAAAGAACTGAAAGACTTTTGCGACCGACTGGAAAAGGAGTGTAACCGGGTGGTGAGCTGGGTATTTATCGACCCTTCCGCAGCCGGTCTCATCGAGGAGGTGCGGCGGATCATGCCGCACATAGAGGTTATACCGGCTTTCAATGACGTAAAATTGGGGATCAGCCGTGTGCAGAAATTCTTTTCTTTCCGGAGGATCCTTATAAACCGGGGTCAGAAACATTTGATCAGAGAATTGGGGTTATACCAATATGACCCCGAAAGCATCAAGAAGGGCAAAGAGGAAGTGCTGAAGGTCAACGACCACGCTGCGGATGCCACAAGGTATCTTGTATGCGGTATGTGGGGCCTGATAGCCGTATTCCTGCCTGTATCCGATAGAGAGTGA